A window of the Zeugodacus cucurbitae isolate PBARC_wt_2022May chromosome 2, idZeuCucr1.2, whole genome shotgun sequence genome harbors these coding sequences:
- the LOC105218254 gene encoding uncharacterized protein LOC105218254 isoform X2, whose translation MRMFCLLSALSASVSAFHIIALNRQYEYEYVGTVAVGAKAPQEDEHPAPPTSGWIVRGKLTLQRQTANVLAAALVIDDITLNNSGEKFLQNKEMYPPYKPFKIVLTPDGTISHLVFKEADPIWSTNFKRAIASILQFQVESSGAFVVDEIGIHGKCSTEYFVSNKTNYISIRKTPELKTCTPFSEAIHVTRSNVPSNTCEFDFQKNVIIGNEAIYGMLPHPVTGYFLSMAHVKGTTLIHTFESTGEAQYINSELLLNFLNETSIDNPIDIETSMCSEVSGIELLPVELNDPTGGRNPQLQETLITAASSMLNSLAEGLEDAELQFGEPYDTAVSDLIKVLSEMDYDSLKKLYRDVDIGTSYRQETLRNIFHEIIPRIGTKASVFLTRDLVLAKDLKSTIAVQLLISIPFHIFELSLDMVKECEVFLTLGPDRPDVHQAAILSFATLVHNVFMAGRINKDVFEEYVQKYFNLYLNSRDYEQKMLYLQGLSNLQVGNVANYLDPIVSDPNENEDIKFLAAWATLSLATERAERIYEIYWPIFESRNASLELRVTAVTLLLISNPTAARLISIHRIIQSETDPHMINYYRTTITSISETTYPCYQHLRRLLSYMHRHLPQKPEPRYWVTGNYIFDYRDSKYGIGAMLQAFLVGDSKSDLPVVAYFKFDTEALGKFTGQLALYIKARGLPDAIFHKFLKNAADPLKFEHIKELLRAMKAPIIQSKPLHLEFILQMEGKTVLSYYLNQKTFQKLTYTDLINRVSFIIRADSHINMQTVRWPFMTKYSVPTVLGTASDVLLQTTVLTSLRGNITQHQTNDLMKSALEIDARYSSYASCRSRSYNPFLNLDHEINREQGFLIYVPFNTDLNLNITSKCLRYSFLRPENMTSGLSFKSRSVTSTRGQITKATQPFEEIMYPDRLVDVFQLFKYDTEDLGISMSIKTNLNELNKYRGMLLKSEFMENGFSRNVVINFLMYVFGVAQLSSIHLGYDRNFTMLIQNEKPTKIDGSICKQDLLNTAEKIGQQFSMTMEHSSNLNVNEALHSWNVTMDVYSSTKNNWFNIIGNLERTSKIDTRDWKAEINATYAPLVFTKRPHTFNIDVVFGNASRTNENPLNTSKVHFSGRAGPSDYARDFLLSDNPFTDTDFCPKEVLKFSPIPTSKYCKRSNFENFTSTTKYDMDLKFDNMPAWFDLWSTRLDHFVSALSEKKVESLNLDEEIKFSLHAPNDYFWLTVEVNGVNWRIYHIPFLQKLDSKYDASHEISYDSGLKRSCSVINGMVNTFDDYLINLSEFTKVTVAKHCQTLLAADCSVLPEMAIFLLPSPEYGLSANYGLRVYIGQNYFTFRSVDNQTKLHDEAPIYITVNSNDTLINLRDKPYQYPEGVSDYDFHVELTEHNILIVENAQMHSTIQFDLSNVLNFEIYGLYKSKMCGLCSKPLNAMQNYTLCM comes from the exons CTCGTCATCGATGACATAACACTTAATAATTCTGGTGAAAAGTTCCTACAGAATAAGGAAATGTATCCACCCTACAAACCGTTCAAAATCGTACTAACACCCGATGGCACAATCTCACATCTCGTCTTCAAGGAAGCAGATCCAATTTGGTCGACTAACTTCAAGCGTGCTATTGCATCTATATTACAATTTCAAGTGGAGTCTAGCGGCGCTTTTGTAGTCGACGAG ATCGGCATACATGGCAAATGTTCGACAGAGTATTTCGTTTCGAATAAAACCAATTACATTTCCATACGAAAGACTCCTGAACTGAAGACTTGCACACCCTTCTCCGAAGCCATTCACGTCACACGCAGTAATGTTCCTTCCAATACTTGTGAATTCGACTTCCAAAAGAACGTCATTATTGGTAATGAGGCCATTTATGGCATGCTGCCACATCCGGTGACTGGTTACTTTCTTAGCATGGCACATGTCAAGGGCACAACGTTGATACATACATTTGAGTCGACCGGAGAGGCGCAATATATAAATTCAGA ACTTTTGCTAAATTTTCTGAATGAAACCTCCATCGATAATCCCATAGACATTGAGACATCCATGTGTTCTGAGGTGTCTGGGATTGAGTTATTACCCGTCGAACTTAACGATCCAACGGGCGGACGTAATCCACAACTGCAGGAAACTTTAATAACCGCTGCTTCCAGTATGCTTAATAGCCTTGCTGAGGGTTTAGAAGATGCCGAACTACAATTTGGTGAACCCTATGATACCGCTGTTTCTGATTTAATAAAAGTGCTGTCCGAAATGGATTACGATTCGTTAAAGAAGCTTTATAGAGATGTTGATATCGGTACATCGTATCGACAGGAGACGCTACGAAATATATTTCATGAGATTATACCACGTATTGGCACAAAAGCCTCTGTATTTCTAACAAGAGATTTGGTGTTGGCAAAGGATCTTAAGTCTACGATTGCGGTACAGCTTCTAATTTCAATTCCATTCCATATTTTTGAGTTGTCATTGGATATGGTAAAAGAATGCGAAGTTTTTCTCACATTGG GACCTGATCGCCCAGACGTACATCAAGCAGCTATTTTGAGTTTCGCTACCCTGGTACATAACGTCTTCATGGCTGGACGCATCAATAAAGATGTCTTCGAGGAATATGTACAAAAGTATTTCAATCTCTATTTGA ATAGCCGCGATTATGAGCAGAAAATGCTATACCTACAAGGTCTGAGCAATCTGCAAGTGGGCAATGTAGCCAACTATCTTGATCCCATTGTTAGCGATCCAAATGAAAATGAGGATATCAAGTTCTTAGCCGCTTGGGCAACACTCTCACTGGCTACCGAGCGTGCAGAACGG ATCTATGAAATATACTGGCCAATCTTTGAGTCACGCAATGCCAGCTTGGAGTTACGTGTTACCGCTGTTACTCtcctattaatttcaaatcccACAGCAGCACGTCTTATTAGTATTCATCGCATTATACAAAGTGAAACTGATCCGCATATGATAAATTATTATCGTACAACCATCACAAGTATATCTGAGACCACCTATCCCTGTTATCAACACCT TCGTCGTCTACTCTCTTATATGCACCGACATTTACCCCAGAAGCCCGAACCACGCTACTGGGTTACCGGCAACTATATATTTGATTATCGCGATTCGAAATACGGCATTGGCGCAATGTTGCAAGCCTTTTTGGTTGGTGATTCGAAATCAGATTTACCCGTAGTTGCATACTTTAAATTCGATACAGAAGCGCTCGGAAAGTTTACGGGTCAATTAGCG ttGTACATCAAAGCTCGCGGTCTGCCTGATgcaattttccataaatttcttaagaatgCTGCGGACCCACTGAAATTCGAACATATCAAAGAATTACTACGTGCCATGAAAGCGCCGATCATACAATCCAAACCTCTACATCTTGAGTTTATATTACAAATGGAAGGCAAGACAGTGCTGTCATATTACCTAAACCAGAAAACTTTCCAAAAACTAACCTATACAGACC TTATTAATCGCGTGAGTTTCATTATACGCGCCGATAGTCACATCAATATGCAGACGGTACGTTGGCCTTTCATGACCAAATATTCAGTGCCCACAGTATTGGGCACCGCTTCAGACGTCTTATTGCAAACCACGGTACTTACTTCACTGCGTGGCAACATCACACAACATCAAACTAATGATCTAATGAAGTCGGCGCTAGAGATTGATGCGCGTTACTCTTCGTATGCGTCGTGTCGCAGTCGCAGCTACAATCCATTCTTAAATTTGGATCACGAGATTAATCGCGAACAGGGCTTTCTCATTTATGTGCCCTTCAATACTGATTTGAATCTGAATATTACAAGCAAATGTCTGCGTTATTCATTCCTGCGTCCAGAGAATATGACCAGTGGACTCTCGTTCAAATCGCGTTCTGTAACATCGACACGTGGTCAAATAACAAAGGCCACGCAACCATTCGAGGAGATCATGTACCCGGATCGATTAGTTGATGTG TTCCAGCTATTCAAATATGACACCGAGGATCTGGGAATTTCGATGTCCATAAAAACGAATCTCAATGAGCTGAATAAATATCGTGGCATGCTGCTCAAATCAGAATTTATGGAAAA TGGTTTCTCCCGTAATGTGGTCATCAATTTCCTGATGTATGTTTTCGGTGTAGCACAGTTGAGTTCAATCCATCTGGGTTATGACCGCAACTTTACAATGCTCATACAGAACGAGAAACCTACAAAG atcGATGGTTCAATTTGCAAACAAGATCTTCTGAACACAGCCGAGAAGATTGGACAGCAATTCAGTATGACAATGGAGCACTCGAGCAACTTGAACGTTAACGAAGCTTTACATAGTTGGAATGTTACAATGGATGTCTATTCCTCGACGAAGAATAACTGGTTCAATATTATTGGCAACTTGGAACGCACATCGAAAATTGATACACGTGATTGGAAA GCAGAAATCAATGCAACCTATGCACCACTCGTATTCACCAAACGGCCACACACCTTCAACATAGATGTGGTGTTCGGCAACGCCAGCAGAACGAATGAAAATCCGCTTAACACTTCAAAAGTGCATTTCTCCGGCAGAGCAGGA CCTTCGGATTATGCGCGCGATTTCCTACTCTCCGACAATCCATTCACCGATACCGATTTCTGTCCGAAGGAAGTACTCAAATTCAGCCCTATACCAACCTCGAAGTATTGCAAGCgtagtaattttgaaaatttcacatcGACCACCAAATATGATATGGATTTGAAATTCGATAAT ATGCCTGCCTGGTTTGATTTATGGTCTACACGTTTGGATCACTTCGTCTCTGCCTTGTCTGAGAAAAAGGTGGAGAGTCTTAATTTGGATGAGGAAATTAAATTCTCACTTCATGCGCCTAACGACTATTTCTGGCTGACGGTGGAAGTGAACGGTGTGAATTGGCGCATTTATCATATACCATTCTTGCAGAAATTGGACTCAAAATATGATGCCTCACATGAGATATCCTATGATTCAGGACTCAAAC GCTCCTGTTCGGTAATAAATGGCATGGTTAATACCTTCGACGACTACCTAATCAACCTGAGCGAATTCACCAAAGTAACTGTGGCCAAGCACTGTCAAACGCTCTTGGCTGCCGACTGTTCAGTGTTGCCAGAGATGGCCATATTTTTGTTGCCTTCACCGGAGTACGGCTTAAGCGCCAATTACGGTCTTCGCGTTTACATTGGACAGAATTATTTCACCTTTAGGTCGGTAGATAATCAAACGAAACTACACGATGAAGCGCCCATATATATAACGGTTAACAGCAATGACACATTAATCAATTTGCGCGATAAACCCTATCAATATCCGGAAGGTGTGAGCGATTACGATTTTCA CGTGGAATTGACTGAACATAATATACTCATCGTTGAAAATGCACAAATGCATTCGACCATACAGTTTGATTTGTCCAATGtcttgaatttcgaaatttacgGACTCTACAAAAGTAAAATGTGTGGACTCTGTAGCAAACCGTTGAATGCCATGCAAAATTACACATTATGCATGTAG
- the LOC105218254 gene encoding uncharacterized protein LOC105218254 isoform X1: protein MRRKSCLIFLFCLLSALSASVSAFHIIALNRQYEYEYVGTVAVGAKAPQEDEHPAPPTSGWIVRGKLTLQRQTANVLAAALVIDDITLNNSGEKFLQNKEMYPPYKPFKIVLTPDGTISHLVFKEADPIWSTNFKRAIASILQFQVESSGAFVVDEIGIHGKCSTEYFVSNKTNYISIRKTPELKTCTPFSEAIHVTRSNVPSNTCEFDFQKNVIIGNEAIYGMLPHPVTGYFLSMAHVKGTTLIHTFESTGEAQYINSELLLNFLNETSIDNPIDIETSMCSEVSGIELLPVELNDPTGGRNPQLQETLITAASSMLNSLAEGLEDAELQFGEPYDTAVSDLIKVLSEMDYDSLKKLYRDVDIGTSYRQETLRNIFHEIIPRIGTKASVFLTRDLVLAKDLKSTIAVQLLISIPFHIFELSLDMVKECEVFLTLGPDRPDVHQAAILSFATLVHNVFMAGRINKDVFEEYVQKYFNLYLNSRDYEQKMLYLQGLSNLQVGNVANYLDPIVSDPNENEDIKFLAAWATLSLATERAERIYEIYWPIFESRNASLELRVTAVTLLLISNPTAARLISIHRIIQSETDPHMINYYRTTITSISETTYPCYQHLRRLLSYMHRHLPQKPEPRYWVTGNYIFDYRDSKYGIGAMLQAFLVGDSKSDLPVVAYFKFDTEALGKFTGQLALYIKARGLPDAIFHKFLKNAADPLKFEHIKELLRAMKAPIIQSKPLHLEFILQMEGKTVLSYYLNQKTFQKLTYTDLINRVSFIIRADSHINMQTVRWPFMTKYSVPTVLGTASDVLLQTTVLTSLRGNITQHQTNDLMKSALEIDARYSSYASCRSRSYNPFLNLDHEINREQGFLIYVPFNTDLNLNITSKCLRYSFLRPENMTSGLSFKSRSVTSTRGQITKATQPFEEIMYPDRLVDVFQLFKYDTEDLGISMSIKTNLNELNKYRGMLLKSEFMENGFSRNVVINFLMYVFGVAQLSSIHLGYDRNFTMLIQNEKPTKIDGSICKQDLLNTAEKIGQQFSMTMEHSSNLNVNEALHSWNVTMDVYSSTKNNWFNIIGNLERTSKIDTRDWKAEINATYAPLVFTKRPHTFNIDVVFGNASRTNENPLNTSKVHFSGRAGPSDYARDFLLSDNPFTDTDFCPKEVLKFSPIPTSKYCKRSNFENFTSTTKYDMDLKFDNMPAWFDLWSTRLDHFVSALSEKKVESLNLDEEIKFSLHAPNDYFWLTVEVNGVNWRIYHIPFLQKLDSKYDASHEISYDSGLKRSCSVINGMVNTFDDYLINLSEFTKVTVAKHCQTLLAADCSVLPEMAIFLLPSPEYGLSANYGLRVYIGQNYFTFRSVDNQTKLHDEAPIYITVNSNDTLINLRDKPYQYPEGVSDYDFHVELTEHNILIVENAQMHSTIQFDLSNVLNFEIYGLYKSKMCGLCSKPLNAMQNYTLCM from the exons CTCGTCATCGATGACATAACACTTAATAATTCTGGTGAAAAGTTCCTACAGAATAAGGAAATGTATCCACCCTACAAACCGTTCAAAATCGTACTAACACCCGATGGCACAATCTCACATCTCGTCTTCAAGGAAGCAGATCCAATTTGGTCGACTAACTTCAAGCGTGCTATTGCATCTATATTACAATTTCAAGTGGAGTCTAGCGGCGCTTTTGTAGTCGACGAG ATCGGCATACATGGCAAATGTTCGACAGAGTATTTCGTTTCGAATAAAACCAATTACATTTCCATACGAAAGACTCCTGAACTGAAGACTTGCACACCCTTCTCCGAAGCCATTCACGTCACACGCAGTAATGTTCCTTCCAATACTTGTGAATTCGACTTCCAAAAGAACGTCATTATTGGTAATGAGGCCATTTATGGCATGCTGCCACATCCGGTGACTGGTTACTTTCTTAGCATGGCACATGTCAAGGGCACAACGTTGATACATACATTTGAGTCGACCGGAGAGGCGCAATATATAAATTCAGA ACTTTTGCTAAATTTTCTGAATGAAACCTCCATCGATAATCCCATAGACATTGAGACATCCATGTGTTCTGAGGTGTCTGGGATTGAGTTATTACCCGTCGAACTTAACGATCCAACGGGCGGACGTAATCCACAACTGCAGGAAACTTTAATAACCGCTGCTTCCAGTATGCTTAATAGCCTTGCTGAGGGTTTAGAAGATGCCGAACTACAATTTGGTGAACCCTATGATACCGCTGTTTCTGATTTAATAAAAGTGCTGTCCGAAATGGATTACGATTCGTTAAAGAAGCTTTATAGAGATGTTGATATCGGTACATCGTATCGACAGGAGACGCTACGAAATATATTTCATGAGATTATACCACGTATTGGCACAAAAGCCTCTGTATTTCTAACAAGAGATTTGGTGTTGGCAAAGGATCTTAAGTCTACGATTGCGGTACAGCTTCTAATTTCAATTCCATTCCATATTTTTGAGTTGTCATTGGATATGGTAAAAGAATGCGAAGTTTTTCTCACATTGG GACCTGATCGCCCAGACGTACATCAAGCAGCTATTTTGAGTTTCGCTACCCTGGTACATAACGTCTTCATGGCTGGACGCATCAATAAAGATGTCTTCGAGGAATATGTACAAAAGTATTTCAATCTCTATTTGA ATAGCCGCGATTATGAGCAGAAAATGCTATACCTACAAGGTCTGAGCAATCTGCAAGTGGGCAATGTAGCCAACTATCTTGATCCCATTGTTAGCGATCCAAATGAAAATGAGGATATCAAGTTCTTAGCCGCTTGGGCAACACTCTCACTGGCTACCGAGCGTGCAGAACGG ATCTATGAAATATACTGGCCAATCTTTGAGTCACGCAATGCCAGCTTGGAGTTACGTGTTACCGCTGTTACTCtcctattaatttcaaatcccACAGCAGCACGTCTTATTAGTATTCATCGCATTATACAAAGTGAAACTGATCCGCATATGATAAATTATTATCGTACAACCATCACAAGTATATCTGAGACCACCTATCCCTGTTATCAACACCT TCGTCGTCTACTCTCTTATATGCACCGACATTTACCCCAGAAGCCCGAACCACGCTACTGGGTTACCGGCAACTATATATTTGATTATCGCGATTCGAAATACGGCATTGGCGCAATGTTGCAAGCCTTTTTGGTTGGTGATTCGAAATCAGATTTACCCGTAGTTGCATACTTTAAATTCGATACAGAAGCGCTCGGAAAGTTTACGGGTCAATTAGCG ttGTACATCAAAGCTCGCGGTCTGCCTGATgcaattttccataaatttcttaagaatgCTGCGGACCCACTGAAATTCGAACATATCAAAGAATTACTACGTGCCATGAAAGCGCCGATCATACAATCCAAACCTCTACATCTTGAGTTTATATTACAAATGGAAGGCAAGACAGTGCTGTCATATTACCTAAACCAGAAAACTTTCCAAAAACTAACCTATACAGACC TTATTAATCGCGTGAGTTTCATTATACGCGCCGATAGTCACATCAATATGCAGACGGTACGTTGGCCTTTCATGACCAAATATTCAGTGCCCACAGTATTGGGCACCGCTTCAGACGTCTTATTGCAAACCACGGTACTTACTTCACTGCGTGGCAACATCACACAACATCAAACTAATGATCTAATGAAGTCGGCGCTAGAGATTGATGCGCGTTACTCTTCGTATGCGTCGTGTCGCAGTCGCAGCTACAATCCATTCTTAAATTTGGATCACGAGATTAATCGCGAACAGGGCTTTCTCATTTATGTGCCCTTCAATACTGATTTGAATCTGAATATTACAAGCAAATGTCTGCGTTATTCATTCCTGCGTCCAGAGAATATGACCAGTGGACTCTCGTTCAAATCGCGTTCTGTAACATCGACACGTGGTCAAATAACAAAGGCCACGCAACCATTCGAGGAGATCATGTACCCGGATCGATTAGTTGATGTG TTCCAGCTATTCAAATATGACACCGAGGATCTGGGAATTTCGATGTCCATAAAAACGAATCTCAATGAGCTGAATAAATATCGTGGCATGCTGCTCAAATCAGAATTTATGGAAAA TGGTTTCTCCCGTAATGTGGTCATCAATTTCCTGATGTATGTTTTCGGTGTAGCACAGTTGAGTTCAATCCATCTGGGTTATGACCGCAACTTTACAATGCTCATACAGAACGAGAAACCTACAAAG atcGATGGTTCAATTTGCAAACAAGATCTTCTGAACACAGCCGAGAAGATTGGACAGCAATTCAGTATGACAATGGAGCACTCGAGCAACTTGAACGTTAACGAAGCTTTACATAGTTGGAATGTTACAATGGATGTCTATTCCTCGACGAAGAATAACTGGTTCAATATTATTGGCAACTTGGAACGCACATCGAAAATTGATACACGTGATTGGAAA GCAGAAATCAATGCAACCTATGCACCACTCGTATTCACCAAACGGCCACACACCTTCAACATAGATGTGGTGTTCGGCAACGCCAGCAGAACGAATGAAAATCCGCTTAACACTTCAAAAGTGCATTTCTCCGGCAGAGCAGGA CCTTCGGATTATGCGCGCGATTTCCTACTCTCCGACAATCCATTCACCGATACCGATTTCTGTCCGAAGGAAGTACTCAAATTCAGCCCTATACCAACCTCGAAGTATTGCAAGCgtagtaattttgaaaatttcacatcGACCACCAAATATGATATGGATTTGAAATTCGATAAT ATGCCTGCCTGGTTTGATTTATGGTCTACACGTTTGGATCACTTCGTCTCTGCCTTGTCTGAGAAAAAGGTGGAGAGTCTTAATTTGGATGAGGAAATTAAATTCTCACTTCATGCGCCTAACGACTATTTCTGGCTGACGGTGGAAGTGAACGGTGTGAATTGGCGCATTTATCATATACCATTCTTGCAGAAATTGGACTCAAAATATGATGCCTCACATGAGATATCCTATGATTCAGGACTCAAAC GCTCCTGTTCGGTAATAAATGGCATGGTTAATACCTTCGACGACTACCTAATCAACCTGAGCGAATTCACCAAAGTAACTGTGGCCAAGCACTGTCAAACGCTCTTGGCTGCCGACTGTTCAGTGTTGCCAGAGATGGCCATATTTTTGTTGCCTTCACCGGAGTACGGCTTAAGCGCCAATTACGGTCTTCGCGTTTACATTGGACAGAATTATTTCACCTTTAGGTCGGTAGATAATCAAACGAAACTACACGATGAAGCGCCCATATATATAACGGTTAACAGCAATGACACATTAATCAATTTGCGCGATAAACCCTATCAATATCCGGAAGGTGTGAGCGATTACGATTTTCA CGTGGAATTGACTGAACATAATATACTCATCGTTGAAAATGCACAAATGCATTCGACCATACAGTTTGATTTGTCCAATGtcttgaatttcgaaatttacgGACTCTACAAAAGTAAAATGTGTGGACTCTGTAGCAAACCGTTGAATGCCATGCAAAATTACACATTATGCATGTAG
- the LOC105218253 gene encoding arginine kinase: MSSIESKRVQYRKYLERAGVIDALSKALIKLYEEQNKPDDAIRFVRKFMCESCPDDDQFDMMKSDLEEANKTIARLEQELERLRSQIKKTPEEIAELLEEGFKSLTEDEEYNSSLLRKYLTREVLDEYMLTTTAQPTEANLFDCIQSGTTHHDSSCGIYAADADSYDVFTKLFDPVIRDYHSQLENESDILQKETDWGNVDEIENLDPERKYILSARIRIARNLEGYPYFVKLREKQYIEIEEKVRSAAEGLDGELTGAYYSMGEIEPDIQREMVARHILFKRGDEYLTTAGCYRFWPTGRGIFHNPAETFLIWVNEEDHLRIISMAKCGDLGDVYNRLVTGITELEKTLQFARHPRYGNLTACPTNLGTTLRASVHIRLPLLSAQDDKLKAIAEELNLQIRGTGGEHTQIEDGVMDISNRRRLGFTEFELVKSLQEGIIALIAAEEELEAGGGDD, from the exons ATGTCTTCG ATTGAGTCCAAACGCGTACAGTACCGCAAGTACTTGGAGCGCGCGGGCGTCATAGACGCGCTCAGTAAGGCGCTAATTAAACTCTatgaagaacaaaataaacCAGACGATGCCATACGCTTCGTGCGCAAATTTATGTGTGAGTCATGTCCGGACGATGATCAATTCGATATGATGAAATCAGATCTCGAGGAAGCCAACAAGACCATAGCACGATTGGAGCAAGAGTTGGAACGTCTGCGTAGTCAAAT tAAGAAGACACCCGAGGAGATTGCTGAGTTATTGGAAGAAGGCTTCAAGAGTCTCACGGAAGATGAGGAGTACAATAGCTCACTCCTACGCAAATATTTGACGCGTGAAGTGTTGGACGAGTATATGTTGACAACAACTGCACAGCCCACTGAAGCCAATCTTTTCGATTGTATACAATCGGGTACAACACATCACGACTCCAGTTGTGGTATTTATGCTGCCGATGCTGATTCCTATGATGTCTTTACTAAACTCTTCGATCCGGTTATACGCGACTATCACAGTCAATTAGAAAATGAGAGTGATATACTACAGAAGGAAACCGATTGGGGTAATGTGGATGAGATTGAAAATTTGGATCCAGAACGTAAATATATACTGTCGGCCAGAATTCGTATAGCGCGTAATCTTGAAGGTTATCCGTATTTCGTGAAATTGCGCGAGAAACAGTATATTGAAATAGAGGAAAAGGTACGCTCCGCTGCTGAGGGTTTGGATGGTGAGCTTACAGGCGCTTACTACAGCATGGGTGAGATCGAGCCAGATATCCAACGTGAAATGGTCGCACGTCATATACTTTTCAAACGTGGCGATGAATATTTAACAACGGCAGGTTGTTATCGTTTCTGGCCTACCGGTCGTGGTATATTCCATAATCCAGCCGAAACGTTTTTGATTTGGGTTAATGAGGAGGATCATTTGCGTATTATCTCGATGGCTAAGTGCGGTGATTTAG GCGACGTCTATAATCGATTGGTTACGGGCATAACCGAATTGGAGAAGACGTTGCAGTTTGCGCGTCATCCACGCTATGGCAACTTGACCGCCTGTCCCACCAATCTTGGCACTACGCTACGCGCTTCAGTACACATACGCTTGCCGCTGTTGTCAGCGCAGGATGATAAGCTCAAAGCCATTGCGGAAGAGTTGAATTTGCAAATACGTGGCACCGGTGGTGAGCATACACAAATTGAGGATGGTGTTATGGATATATCGAATAGACGTCGCTTGGGTTTTACCGAATTCGAGTTGGTTAAATCGCTGCAGGAGGGCATAATCGCATTAATTGCGGCCGAGGAAGAGCTTGAAGCTGGCGGCGGTGACGATTAA